The DNA window CTGGTCAGAAGACAGTTTTATCGGTGAATTAAAAAAAGAGCTGCAATTAGGGGAATTCTGCCGTTTTCCACTGACATATATTATGGAAGCCGCAGATGATATCTCTTATTGTATCGCAGATCTGGACGATGCTGTTGAGAAGGACATTTTCAATGTTGAACAATTGGTGGGATATCTGAAACAGGAGTGGGAGGAAAATGGAGGTCACAGAAAAGGTGATCTGTTTGAATTCACAGTTACTCAGGCTTATAAAAAAACAACCAATAATGAAGCCCGCCGTAATGTTCATGAACAGTTTTTTATGTATCTGCGCGTATTTATTACAGGGCGGCTGGTTCCCTATACGGCTCAACGTTTTATTGATCATCTGCCTGAAATTTACGCAGGAACTTTCAATCAGGCTTTGTTGGAAGCTCACGGCGAAGAATATCGTTTATTGAGTACATTAAAAAGCGTTACACGGAAGCGGGTATTTAATCACCCGGAAGTGGAAGAGCTGGAGTTGCAGGGCTACCGAATTATTACCGGCTTATTGAATGTATATAGCCCATTGCTGGAATTATCACGACAGGATTTTCTGGAATTACACCGGAATAATTTCCACAAAAAATATTTTATTGAAACTCGCCTGTTGCACAAACTTTCTACCAAACATCGGCTGGCTTATAACGAAGCTGTGGAGGGGATCATCACCACTGATGAAGCTGAGAAAGATGTGCTCGAATTTTACTATCGTGCTCGTCTCATTCAGGACTACATCAGTGGTATGACAGACCATTATGCTTACGAGGAATATCGTAAGTTCATGGTATCTAAGTAAGCACCTTGGCAGTTCTTAATATATCAGGAACTGCCGCAATAACGTGGTTGATCTCATCAATGAACTCTAGTAATT is part of the Xenorhabdus cabanillasii genome and encodes:
- the dgt gene encoding dGTPase; the protein is MPKIDFKQKLNFQRKYRHTSMHSADEEQVNRQFESDRGRIINSAAIRRLQQKTQVFPLERNAAVRSRLTHSLEVQQIGRYISKTIIAELAKQNLLEKYGLNERLIAFESLVEMACLMHDIGNPPFGHFGEAAIKDWFSRRLDPEYLPEFAEHVNRQDKCQVAALRLCGEEEKDLFRRQLRMDLCQFEGNAQAIRLAHSLLKLNLTYAQIGCILKYTCPAYRLEESPAEFSYLMKKKGYYWSEDSFIGELKKELQLGEFCRFPLTYIMEAADDISYCIADLDDAVEKDIFNVEQLVGYLKQEWEENGGHRKGDLFEFTVTQAYKKTTNNEARRNVHEQFFMYLRVFITGRLVPYTAQRFIDHLPEIYAGTFNQALLEAHGEEYRLLSTLKSVTRKRVFNHPEVEELELQGYRIITGLLNVYSPLLELSRQDFLELHRNNFHKKYFIETRLLHKLSTKHRLAYNEAVEGIITTDEAEKDVLEFYYRARLIQDYISGMTDHYAYEEYRKFMVSK